A window of Daucus carota subsp. sativus chromosome 2, DH1 v3.0, whole genome shotgun sequence genomic DNA:
ACAACTCAGTTAAAGAGTTAAACAGGAATAGTGTACAGAAGACTTGAAACAGCAATAAACTAATCATTAGACCATTCTGCATGATTATCAGTCAGTAATCAAATTTAACATGAGAGTCAAGCCAAACtctttatatagatagatagatagaagTTTAAATACCATGTCTTGGGCTGCTTGAATAGAGACACTGAATTATTAAAGTATGAAGCAAGCACATCCCTATTAATCACACCATGGATTTAGCGCAAAGATTGCCAGCCCACCTACACTTTTCTGTAacgaaaagaaattaaaaaattacaaaagacCTTAAAAGAGAGAATAAAATTTGCTCCCCATCaaacaaattcctagtatcttTACTTGTGGTTCTCAACAAATGCAGCCTGCCTTGACTTGAGGTCGaagatttatttaatttattgaatAACAAATCTTAATGCATCAACAATTCACCTCTTTGATCTGTTAAAGGGTTAAAAATAATTCCAGCAAAACTTAATGTGTTAACTATTGAGCTCAAGTCATAATAGCTAAGAAACTTTAATAAAAACAGACATATTCTTTTCTTAAAGACCTCTACAATATAATCGATAATGGAAAGAAAATGATAAGAATCAAATACCTTCTTGATCTATCAAGCACGCATACGGGTCTCTGAACATAATAACTGAAGGTGACAACCCATCCTGAATTTGAATTTAGGCAGCTTATAAACTCAGATTGGGTATCATTTTAAATACGCAACAAACAAAAACGATgagtaacaaaattaaaattagaaaatttcatataattaaCAATATAAGCATATACAATATAATCAACTAACTAATCAAAACTCAAGTAGTCACATACAAAAGTTACCTGAGTGTAAAGTGATATATATTCATCGATTTTGTTCTTTTGAACAAATCATCAAACAGTTTCCGGACGAAATTCAGCTACAATAAATAGATAACAGTTGAATCATATAACAATAAAAGCAGGGATCCAAAAACAGTGTACTACTTTTATACCCACAATCATATCCTCCGTCGCCAAGAGTTGTCATTACTTGAATTCTGGAGGAGATAACAATTAGAATAatcaatttacaaatattatgaaGTAAAGGAAAATAACGGAATACACAAAGCAGGGATCACACCTTCGCCCTGAAAAATCTGTGACTAATTCTATTCATTTGATCCATTTCATTTCAAACCAAAGCTTGCAAGAGAAGCTGTAATGGTTTACATACATCGGACATGAGCTTTGCACGGCGATAAAATTAGAGAGCGCTGAGAAATGGGATTGATGCTTGAAGAGAAGCTGTAGTCATTTGACAGTACAGTGAATTATACAGTGGATATCGCCGCCGAAAGAAACATATGAGAGAAGCTTTGTTCATTTCTTTCTTTTGATTTGAAAACAAAGCTTCTGTGAGAAGCTGTAGACAAATGTGTGTCTTCACGGTAGGTTAACACGTAAGCAAGCAAGCATGAAAATAGGCAGTGGCATTTTTGCAATTAAGTTGAAGGACGGGGTCAATTAATTTGAGGGTGGGTACTGTAGCAAACAGCGTTCAGAAACTATTATATAGATAGAAGATAGATTGCCCTTACGCATGAAACATATATGCTTGCGGAGGTGAAGATGACCGATGGGTGAGTGATCTCCGTGCTAAGCTTGTCAAGTCAGCACTCTCTTGCATTTCGCCTTTGTTTCGTTGTCTGTTCGACCTTGAGCTATTCGTAGTACTAGTGCTTATATATGTTTCACTTCGATAAATCTTATTTGCATATACACCTAATTATTTGCTCTTTTGCATCATCTATCAAACTTTCGGCACATACATGTATGTGGCTTTTTTTGGTTGattctgatatattttttcgagggatttattaaatttcaaaaacttTTGAAACTTTCATGCAGTCTCGATTTTTATATGAGCAACTTCCTACTGGTAGAATTTAAATCGGGATGGATGTTCATTACACCTCCATCATCCATTTTGCATGGGTAAAAAAGTCTCTGGCAGAAGCTCTATACTATCATGCATGTCACgagtttttaataatttcatgTTTATTTGTACTAAATAGCTTAATTTAGACAAGTTGTATtggataaaattttaacattattaaaaCTGCATATTCTTCTGCATTTTATCCAAAATAACATTACTCTAGTGTATTACAGACATGAAAAACATCTTTGGTCGTGTTGTGTTATATATCGTAATAATGTGCAGTCATGTTTAGAACACAAGGTGGATCAGATAACGAATGCGAGGTGGCAGAGCAGAGATTGCTTATTTGACAAGGCTTTTGCATGGATATCAACACTCAGAATTTGGGGAGTGTAGAGCTGCAAATCGTTGGGGTTTATAATAAGTCGATTTCCAATTCTTTAGAAAAAGTATATCAAAATAACTTCAAAAAAATAACTTCGAAAGTCAGAAATCGGTGACGTGTACTTCTTTAGCAgaatatatcaaataattattcatcattttaaatgaataatttgtttattataatattttttacaatctgaaattatataaataaatagtttaattaaaaaatcattcaaacatgctctcaaaaaaaaaatcattcaaacatataaattaaaaataattttcacttATAAGCAATAACTACTTCTTCCAAAATAAACTAAACATcctataaattaaattttataaaagaaaatgagaCCGTTAACATACAGGATTTCATAAGATCTCGGATCTTTATATTGAAATCTTTTGCCACTTATCggttcaaatctcaaattcctgcTAGTGTGAAGcacaaattaaactaaatatatatattaattcacaGATTAGGATATACAAATTAATtcatgataataaaatataaatgagaagATATGAATATCCGATATTTACTCTTATTTagcaataattaaaaatatctagCTTCAAACACAGATCCAAGCTTAAAGAAAATTTTGTAATCAATGCCATGAAAATAGGAGTACCGAGCACATATCGAAGTTTAAGGGTAATTTTGTCATTACGAACCCAAACCCTCTCCAGCTCCTTTGCAAGTGCTGTACTTGAATACGAGCTCACCTACACGGTAGCTGCCAATTGGTTACAACAACTAGCTATCAAATTATTCAAATCAATATTCAAGAAGACTCGCGATCAAATCACAGTCGTCGATCTCGCCGACAAATGGCGCTGGTATATTCTTCCTTAACTCTGGCAAGGTTCCCTGTATCTCCGATCACCGCCTCAATTTACTCCGACGTGAAAGTCCAAAGTATGGCCGTGCCTAAAAGAGCCGAGGATCTTTCTATTCAGGTTCAGACTAACCTATTCTTTTGTAATTCATCTTTAATCTTGGACCGCATTTGCCTTGTTAAAGAAAGAAAGTTTGATCACAACTCAAATCATAACATTGTACTCAACAATTAGCACTCCTTTTAGTTTAGTGGGATCAAGTTTTTGTTTGAATATTAAGGAACTAAATTGAGGAATACATTGTCCACTAGAAAGTTTTTGTCTGAATATTAAGATACAAGGACTAAATTCAAAACTTGAATAATGTACACTTTGTAACCCTTCATCAACACTAGTAGTAGTACTAAATCCACCTCTGGATCCATCCAAGTCCTGATGAAACTAAGAGAATTCTATTTTACCCTGTAAATTACCTTCTTCACGGAAACTGTATATTGTCTCTTTGACTAAATTTATGTTGCCTTTGCAACGTCTGAGTCCTGGTGTTCCCCCAAGACCCCCAAAATCAGAATGCAAGTTGCTATTTCTCTTGAGATTTAGTAAGAGTCAAGCCAAGCAGATTATGTTTTGTTGGCTGTATTGCCTTTCATCATCTTACCAGTAAATTGGAACTTGTTGAGTAGGTTTTTTTAATCATCATCTTGCATTTATTCACCTTGCATTTTGTGAGCATGTTTAATTGAATAATACGTTCTGCTACTCACCAGGTCAGGACAGAACAAAGTATACTTAAGACACTGGAGTTGTTTTCTGCGCTCtggtttctattttatttaacttatattattataatttgggATAAATTACTTTACTTTTTCCTTGGTGCATTTgtagaaaataataatacaaatctgttgtttgtttaaatttaaattttgtactGTGTAATAATACTTCTATCACTCATTAGTGCTTAACTTGAGACTGATTGTTCTTGTGAACTATATGATTGTGCTATGTGCCAACTTCTTACATTAAGAGGTGATTCttcttctaatattttatttcattgtcGGTGATTATATATAGCATTAAATCAAGTGGCAACATATATCACAGAAATTCGATCATTGAGCACCAATTAGCTAGCAGTATGGTCTATTGTGTAGAAGTTCAATAAAATTTAGTGAAGTGATTAGTTTTTATCAGCAATGTATATGATCATTTTGTGCATTATGACTATGAGGAGGTAGTGTGTATATCAACTTGTCAACAATTAAGTTTCAATATACTACTTTTTACCAATAAAGTTTGTTGTATCTGTTGTTTTTGCAGGTGGGAGCCAAAGAAATTAAACAAGAGTGGGCATCGAAAACCTTGACCTCGGTTTCACGAAGAAACGTGGGGATGCAATTAGCTATTGCCTCTTTGGCTGCCATTGCTACCAATTTACCGGATTCTGCTGAAGCACGTGTAATTAAACCTGAGATCAagaggaaaatatttgaaaagctTAAAATGCTAAGGGAAAAAGCTAATTTAATGAATCCAAatactgaaaatgaagaaaaaacTTATCCACCAGCAGAGGAGGACGAAAAAACTGATCTATTGAATCCAAATACTGAAAATGTAGAAAAGACATCTCCACTGGCAGAGGAGGAAGAAAAGGCTGGTTTGTTGAATCCAGATACAGAGAAGGAGGAAAAGACTTCTCCACCGGTAGAGAAGAAAGAAAAAGCTAGTTTGTCGAATCCAAATGCAGAGAATGAGGAAAAGAATCCAAATACTGAAAATGATGAAAAGACATCTCCACTGGCAGAggaggaaggaaaagctggttTGCCGAATCCAGACGCAAAGGATGAGGAAAAGACTTCTCCACCTGTAGAGGAGAAAGAAAAATCTAATTTGTCGAACCCAAATATAGAGAATGAGGAAAAGACTTCTCCCCAGGGAGAGGAGGAAGAGAAAGCTCTTACATCAGACTTTATTATTGAGGTTAGTGTCTCAGTAAACCGAAATGGATAACAAGTTGAAATTTATGCTTAATATGTAACCAGTACTGAAAATGCTAGTGAAATCAAGATGTATTGCGCAAGGAATTCTTGGGAGAAAATGTTCTCGAAAATGGCAGACCATTTTGGCTTGTGGGTTTGTGATAGAGCTGCTGCTTTCTAGTATATACATGAACCAGGGAACAATACAACTTAAGTTATTGTGCTTAACTTCAAGGTATTTCCCAGATCTTATATTTGTGTTTGAACTTAGGTAAATGCATATAACTCAACAAAGGCACTCTGTCCAAATTTTAGTGGTAGTATGTGTGTAATTCCGGCATTAATCATTTTCAGAAAAGTTTACAACCTCAGACAAAACTACACACAATATTGAAGACCCAGAAACAAAATCATCAATATTCATCGTATTAActatcaaacaaaaaaaaccaaaacTGTTGTCCAGTATTTCGTGTAAATGATAAACAAAACCTAAACACAATGAAATACAAGAAAACTATCGAGGAAAAAAACCTAAGCAGCCTTCTTGTTCATGTCAGTGACAAGCTGGCGCATCTGAAATCTCCAAAACATAAAATACGCTAAACCCAGCCCAATCAAAACAAATATCCAAACAGAATCTTCTTTACTTTCTTTCTCTGATTCAATCTCCACTATAGCAAACTCCTCTCTTTCCGTATTTCCCATCATACCCTCACCTATATGCCCATATAACACATATACCCTACGGTCTCCACCTATAGTTACAGCACTTGCAAAGCGTTCAGCATCAAGGGCAGTTTCGTCAAAAACCACACCCTCGCTCCA
This region includes:
- the LOC108209613 gene encoding uncharacterized protein LOC108209613 isoform X2, coding for MALVYSSLTLARFPVSPITASIYSDVKVQSMAVPKRAEDLSIQVGAKEIKQEWASKTLTSVSRRNVGMQLAIASLAAIATNLPDSAEARVIKPEIKRKIFEKLKMLREKANLMNPNTENEEKTYPPAEEDEKTDLLNPNTENVEKTSPLAEEEEKAGLLNPDTEKEEKTSPPVEKKEKASLSNPNAENEEKNPNTENDEKTSPLAEEEGKAGLPNPDAKDEEKTSPPVEEKEKSNLSNPNIENEEKTSPQGEEEEKALTSDFIIE
- the LOC108209613 gene encoding uncharacterized protein LOC108209613 isoform X1 — its product is MALVYSSLTLARFPVSPITASIYSDVKVQSMAVPKRAEDLSIQVGAKEIKQEWASKTLTSVSRRNVGMQLAIASLAAIATNLPDSAEARVIKPEIKRKIFEKLKMLREKANLMNPNTENEEKTYPPAEEDEKTDLLNPNTENVEKTSPLAEEEEKAGLLNPDTEKEEKTSPPVEKKEKASLSNPNAENEEKNPNTENDEKTSPLAEEEGKAGLPNPDAKDEEKTSPPVEEKEKSNLSNPNIENEEKTSPQGEEEEKALTSDFIIEPRWPVKYKLQHHQVKQKSTGSGLFLYCLFNVFVFVTGNGLSGSFFKINQINIKPLFI